A window of the Streptomyces sp. NBC_00454 genome harbors these coding sequences:
- a CDS encoding bacterial proteasome activator family protein, with amino-acid sequence MEMPRSERSQDSPPPGLIVGQDGMPVGGADDESREVPVTEMVEQPAKVMRIGSMIKQLLEEVRAAPLDEASRVRLKDIHAASVKELEDGLAPELVEELERLSLPFTEEAIPSEAELRIAQAQLVGWLEGLFHGIQTALFAQQMAARAQLEQMRRALPPGSSHEDDDEGPHGAIRSGPYL; translated from the coding sequence ATGGAGATGCCGAGGAGTGAACGGTCGCAGGACAGCCCCCCGCCCGGCCTGATCGTGGGGCAGGACGGGATGCCGGTCGGCGGCGCCGATGACGAGTCGCGCGAGGTCCCGGTGACGGAGATGGTCGAACAGCCCGCCAAGGTCATGCGGATCGGCAGCATGATCAAGCAACTCCTGGAAGAGGTCCGCGCCGCGCCTCTCGACGAGGCCAGCCGGGTCCGTCTCAAGGACATCCATGCCGCGTCCGTGAAGGAGCTGGAGGACGGTCTGGCTCCCGAGCTGGTGGAGGAACTGGAGCGCCTGTCCCTCCCCTTCACCGAGGAGGCCATCCCCTCCGAGGCGGAACTGCGGATCGCCCAGGCCCAGTTGGTGGGCTGGCTGGAAGGCCTGTTCCACGGCATCCAGACGGCCCTGTTCGCGCAGCAGATGGCCGCGCGGGCCCAACTGGAACAGATGCGCCGCGCCCTCCCGCCGGGTTCCTCCCACGAGGACGACGACGAAGGCCCCCACGGCGCCATCCGCTCGGGCCCGTACCTCTAG
- a CDS encoding FtsX-like permease family protein: protein MISSYHSWIAAIRIARRDAWRSKGRSALVLAMIALPIVGVSAADLTVRSSQLTAEQHVDRLLGAADARVGDAHMNGLPLYQSPDGQNYAPVGGYDKLNQSGGVKETEETPPALPPGAESTRDSTAYAKVRTRYGILFTELREVDTASPLTKGLWKLDRGRLPRAAGEIMATNAFLEESGYFVGSTVTPRDSATSYKIVGAYELPDALKQSQLIAPPGSLFAPLEKAGEASGGSELRTRHSYLVKVGGDGFTWNIVKQANTKGLLVESRAVLLDPPADADVPLYQQEPKNNWNGDALLGKTELAILSTVVGLAMLEICLLAGPAFAVGARRSRRQLGLVGANGGDRRHIRAIVLSGGLVIGAAAAVIGTAIGLSLTFGLRPVLEEQIGKRFGGFEIRPLELLAIGLLAVLTGLLAAIVPAVTASRQTVLASLTGRRGVRRSNRVLPVLGLIAVAGGAAIALYGTVSGMGSVVVAGGSAIAELGIVALTPALVGLFGRTGRWLPLSPRLALRDAVRNRGRTAPAVAAVLAAVAGTVAVATYQHSHELQARSEYVAQLPFGTGFLETHDTSAYRDVPAVRLVLEKELRLGVRADVDRIAIGKPGCSPYSFNRGCGRAEIIIPKDQRCPLYATKEGPDAFTVEQRKELSADWRCARETMGVQYPLVVADEKLLSVLAVTDPGAVSALKAGKAVSFSRQNVKDDKVTVRVITSNETPDSGLEPGEEPPGEDKVFAAYTLPDSVKGYGLKLVLPPSAAKNAGLATAPFGSYFSLDGGASSEQLQRVDGAIDKIGVDASVRVEKGYQGNDSLIMLALTVFAGLVTIGAAGIATGLAQADAEADLKTLAAVGAPPRVRRTLSGFQCGVVALMGVVLGSAAGILPAVGLRLTERRAAADMVRSSIEHGYAETVPYMPIAVPWATLAGLLIAVPVGAALLAALVTRSSGALARREV from the coding sequence GTGATCTCCTCGTACCACTCCTGGATCGCAGCGATCCGGATAGCCCGCCGCGACGCCTGGCGCTCCAAGGGCCGCAGCGCCCTCGTCCTCGCCATGATCGCCCTGCCGATCGTCGGCGTCAGCGCCGCCGACCTCACCGTGCGCAGCTCCCAGCTCACCGCCGAGCAGCACGTGGACCGGCTGCTCGGCGCAGCCGACGCGAGGGTCGGCGACGCACACATGAACGGCCTTCCCCTCTACCAGTCGCCCGACGGGCAGAACTACGCCCCGGTCGGCGGGTACGACAAGCTCAACCAGAGCGGCGGCGTCAAAGAGACCGAGGAGACCCCGCCCGCGCTGCCGCCCGGCGCCGAGTCCACCCGCGACAGCACCGCCTACGCCAAGGTCCGCACCCGGTACGGGATCCTCTTCACCGAGCTGCGGGAGGTGGACACGGCCAGCCCGCTGACGAAGGGCCTGTGGAAGCTGGACCGCGGCCGGCTGCCGCGTGCGGCGGGCGAGATCATGGCCACCAACGCCTTCCTGGAGGAGTCCGGTTACTTCGTCGGCTCCACCGTGACCCCGCGCGATTCGGCGACCTCCTACAAGATCGTGGGAGCCTACGAGCTGCCCGACGCGCTCAAGCAGTCGCAGCTCATCGCCCCGCCCGGCAGTCTGTTCGCCCCGCTGGAGAAGGCCGGAGAGGCCTCCGGAGGCAGCGAACTGCGGACCCGGCACTCCTACCTGGTCAAGGTCGGCGGCGATGGTTTCACGTGGAACATCGTCAAGCAGGCCAACACCAAGGGCCTCCTCGTCGAGTCGCGCGCCGTCCTGCTCGACCCGCCCGCCGATGCCGACGTGCCGCTCTACCAGCAGGAACCCAAGAACAACTGGAACGGCGACGCGCTCCTGGGCAAGACCGAGCTCGCCATCCTGTCCACCGTCGTCGGCCTCGCCATGCTGGAGATCTGCCTGCTGGCCGGACCCGCCTTCGCGGTCGGTGCCCGGCGCTCGCGCCGCCAGCTCGGCCTCGTCGGCGCCAACGGCGGCGACCGGCGGCACATCCGGGCCATCGTGCTCTCCGGCGGCCTCGTCATCGGAGCCGCGGCCGCCGTCATCGGCACCGCCATCGGCCTGAGCCTCACCTTCGGGCTCCGGCCCGTCCTGGAGGAGCAGATCGGCAAGCGCTTCGGCGGCTTCGAGATCCGCCCGCTGGAGCTCCTCGCCATCGGCCTGCTCGCCGTCCTGACCGGGCTGCTGGCCGCCATCGTCCCGGCCGTCACCGCCTCCCGCCAGACCGTGCTCGCCTCCCTCACCGGCCGCCGCGGCGTGCGCCGGTCCAACCGGGTCCTGCCCGTCCTCGGCCTGATCGCCGTCGCGGGCGGCGCCGCCATCGCCCTGTACGGCACGGTCTCCGGGATGGGCTCCGTGGTCGTCGCGGGCGGCAGCGCCATCGCCGAGCTCGGCATCGTCGCCCTCACCCCCGCCCTCGTCGGCCTGTTCGGCCGGACCGGCCGCTGGCTTCCGCTGTCGCCCCGGCTCGCGCTGCGCGACGCCGTCCGCAACCGGGGGCGTACGGCACCGGCCGTGGCCGCCGTACTGGCCGCCGTCGCCGGAACCGTCGCCGTGGCCACCTACCAGCACAGCCACGAACTCCAGGCACGCTCCGAGTACGTCGCCCAACTGCCCTTCGGCACCGGCTTCCTGGAAACCCATGACACCTCCGCCTACCGGGACGTACCCGCCGTGCGCCTCGTGCTGGAGAAGGAACTCCGGCTGGGCGTACGGGCCGACGTGGACCGGATCGCCATCGGCAAGCCCGGCTGCTCCCCGTACTCCTTCAACCGGGGCTGCGGACGGGCCGAGATCATCATCCCGAAGGACCAGCGCTGCCCCCTCTACGCGACCAAGGAAGGCCCCGACGCCTTCACCGTGGAACAGCGCAAGGAGCTCAGCGCCGACTGGCGCTGCGCCCGGGAGACCATGGGCGTCCAGTACCCCCTGGTCGTCGCGGACGAGAAGCTCCTCTCCGTCCTGGCGGTCACCGACCCCGGCGCGGTGTCCGCGCTGAAGGCGGGCAAGGCCGTCTCCTTCTCCAGGCAGAACGTGAAGGACGACAAGGTCACCGTGCGGGTGATCACCTCCAACGAGACCCCGGACAGCGGCCTGGAGCCCGGTGAGGAACCGCCGGGCGAGGACAAGGTGTTCGCCGCCTATACGCTGCCCGATTCGGTGAAGGGCTACGGCCTGAAGCTGGTGCTGCCGCCTTCGGCGGCGAAGAACGCGGGCCTGGCCACCGCACCCTTCGGTTCGTACTTCAGCCTCGACGGCGGAGCGAGCTCCGAACAGCTGCAGCGGGTGGACGGGGCCATCGACAAGATCGGCGTGGACGCCTCGGTACGCGTCGAGAAGGGCTACCAGGGCAACGACAGCCTGATCATGCTCGCCCTGACCGTCTTCGCCGGTCTGGTCACCATCGGCGCGGCCGGCATCGCCACCGGGCTGGCCCAGGCGGACGCCGAAGCCGACCTCAAGACCCTGGCAGCGGTCGGCGCCCCGCCGAGGGTGCGGCGCACGCTCAGCGGCTTCCAGTGCGGGGTGGTCGCCCTGATGGGCGTGGTCCTCGGCTCGGCGGCCGGGATCCTGCCGGCGGTGGGCCTGCGGCTCACGGAGCGGCGGGCCGCGGCCGACATGGTCCGCAGCAGCATCGAGCACGGCTACGCGGAGACCGTGCCGTACATGCCCATCGCGGTGCCGTGGGCCACGCTGGCCGGCCTGCTGATCGCGGTCCCGGTGGGCGCGGCTCTGCTGGCGGCCCTGGTCACGCGGTCGAGCGGAGCGCTCGCCCGCCGCGAAGTCTGA
- a CDS encoding ABC transporter ATP-binding protein — protein sequence MSDQPVLQLDQLVRTHGSGATEVHALRGINLSVYPGELVAVMGPSGSGKSTLLTLAGGLDTPSSGRVIVEGTDITTAGRKQLAALRRRSIGYVFQDYNLIPALTAAENVALPRELDGVSARKARVSALAALEEMGLSHLADRFPDEMSGGQQQRVAIARALVGDRRLVLADEPTGALDSETGESVLALLRSRCDAGAAGILVTHEPRFAAWADRVVFLRDGSVVDETLRSHADSLLTGRVANQ from the coding sequence ATGTCCGACCAGCCCGTACTGCAGCTGGACCAGCTCGTCCGCACGCACGGCAGCGGCGCCACCGAGGTGCACGCCCTGCGCGGAATCAACCTCTCCGTGTACCCCGGCGAACTCGTCGCCGTCATGGGACCCTCCGGGTCCGGCAAGTCCACGCTGCTCACCCTCGCCGGGGGCCTCGACACCCCCAGCAGCGGCCGGGTGATCGTCGAAGGCACCGACATCACCACCGCCGGCCGCAAGCAGCTGGCCGCGCTGCGCCGCCGCAGCATCGGGTACGTCTTCCAGGACTACAACCTGATCCCGGCCCTCACCGCGGCCGAGAACGTCGCGCTGCCGCGCGAGCTCGACGGGGTCTCCGCCCGCAAGGCCCGCGTCTCCGCGCTGGCCGCCCTGGAGGAGATGGGCCTGTCCCACCTCGCCGACCGGTTCCCCGACGAGATGTCCGGCGGCCAGCAGCAGCGCGTGGCCATCGCCCGCGCCCTCGTGGGCGACCGCCGCCTCGTCCTCGCCGACGAGCCGACCGGCGCCCTGGACTCGGAGACCGGGGAGTCCGTGCTCGCCCTGCTGCGCTCGCGCTGCGACGCCGGTGCGGCCGGGATCCTGGTGACGCACGAGCCGCGGTTCGCCGCGTGGGCCGACCGCGTGGTGTTCCTGCGCGACGGCAGCGTCGTCGACGAGACCCTGCGCAGCCACGCCGACTCCCTGCTCACCGGGCGGGTGGCCAACCAGTGA
- a CDS encoding PadR family transcriptional regulator, with the protein MSIRHGLLALLERGPRYGSQLRTEFESRTGSTWPLNVGQVYTTLARLERDGLVAPGGEDTAGHTLYAITDTGRAELREWYERPVDRANPPRDELAIKLAMAVGAPHVDIRAVIQAQRHATVQAMQDYTRLKAQALTAIESGRTGERDDIAWLLVLEQLIFQTEAEARWLDHCETRLVRLWASGELAKADPDQADPDRADPDQAGPRTAGGEPPGGPTATTTIPTTDRMPRTARTRRG; encoded by the coding sequence ATGTCGATCCGCCACGGCCTTCTCGCCCTGCTGGAACGGGGCCCCCGGTACGGCTCCCAGCTGCGCACCGAATTCGAGTCCCGCACCGGTTCCACCTGGCCCCTCAACGTCGGGCAGGTGTACACCACGCTCGCCCGCCTGGAGCGCGACGGCCTCGTCGCCCCCGGCGGCGAGGACACCGCCGGGCACACCTTGTACGCCATCACCGACACCGGACGCGCCGAACTGCGCGAGTGGTACGAACGCCCCGTGGACCGGGCCAACCCGCCCCGCGACGAGCTCGCCATCAAGCTCGCCATGGCCGTCGGCGCGCCCCACGTGGACATCCGCGCCGTCATCCAGGCCCAGCGGCACGCCACCGTCCAGGCCATGCAGGACTACACCCGGCTCAAGGCCCAGGCCCTGACCGCCATCGAGAGCGGGCGCACCGGCGAACGCGACGACATCGCCTGGCTCCTGGTGCTGGAACAGCTCATCTTCCAGACCGAGGCCGAGGCCCGCTGGCTCGACCACTGCGAGACCAGGCTCGTACGGCTCTGGGCGAGCGGGGAGCTCGCCAAGGCCGACCCGGACCAGGCCGACCCGGACCGGGCCGACCCGGACCAGGCCGGCCCGCGGACGGCCGGCGGGGAACCGCCCGGGGGGCCCACCGCCACCACGACCATCCCGACCACCGACCGGATGCCCCGTACCGCCCGCACGCGGCGGGGCTGA
- a CDS encoding protein kinase — translation MSQDGTQGQYAGGSLAGGRYQLRDLLGEGGMASVYLAYDSALDRQVAIKTLHSELGREASFRERFRREAQAVAKLSHTNIVSVFDTGEGVVSFADPSAADGGVMPYIVMEYVEGQPLGSVLDADVRQYGAMPADKALKVTADVLAALESSHEMGLVHRDIKPGNVMMTRRGVVKVMDFGIARAMQSGVTSMTQTGMVVGTPQYLSPEQALGRAVDARSDLYSVGIMLFELLTGRVPFVADSALGMAYAHVQEEPVAPSSINRSVTPAMDALVARALKKNPNERFPTAAAMLDEVARVAGAGHTGAPVIVPGSHPTNSGAGLGSAVFPPVDSGLQAPPQSVQQPYQVPQTPSPYAPTPAPAPAAYGYPQQHAQQQYQTPAPAHQAFGAPTPAPYAAVPQSAQTSAGGSPAKKNVPVMWGAIAVALLAVGGLVYGLLPSGKDDKADPPAGPSSSASASGSAKAGHKGPDTSRVIDEKKCKEPQKDFNDATKVQAPDFRYINAVSVKACIRAAGWKYEEKPRDEAVYGEATVVEQSPAGGAKIDPKDTTFTLYVSTGNPE, via the coding sequence ATGAGCCAGGACGGCACTCAGGGCCAGTACGCGGGCGGCTCTTTGGCCGGTGGCCGTTACCAGCTACGGGATTTGCTCGGTGAGGGCGGCATGGCGTCCGTCTACCTCGCCTACGACTCCGCGCTCGACCGCCAGGTCGCCATCAAGACACTGCACAGCGAGCTCGGTCGGGAGGCGTCCTTCCGCGAGCGCTTCCGCCGCGAGGCCCAGGCTGTAGCGAAACTGTCGCACACCAACATCGTCTCGGTATTCGACACCGGCGAGGGCGTCGTCTCCTTCGCGGACCCCTCCGCGGCCGACGGCGGCGTCATGCCGTACATCGTCATGGAGTACGTCGAGGGGCAGCCTCTCGGCTCGGTCCTGGACGCGGACGTCCGGCAGTACGGGGCCATGCCGGCCGACAAGGCGCTGAAGGTGACGGCCGACGTGCTGGCGGCTCTGGAGAGCAGCCACGAGATGGGCCTGGTCCACCGCGACATCAAGCCGGGCAACGTCATGATGACGCGGCGCGGCGTGGTCAAGGTGATGGACTTCGGCATCGCGCGGGCCATGCAGTCGGGGGTCACCTCGATGACGCAGACCGGCATGGTCGTCGGCACCCCGCAGTACCTCTCCCCCGAGCAGGCGCTCGGCCGGGCCGTGGACGCCCGCTCCGACCTCTACTCGGTCGGCATCATGCTCTTCGAGCTGCTGACCGGGCGGGTCCCCTTCGTCGCGGACTCGGCGCTGGGCATGGCGTACGCGCACGTGCAGGAGGAGCCGGTCGCGCCCTCCTCCATCAACCGCTCGGTCACCCCGGCGATGGACGCGCTGGTGGCGCGGGCCCTGAAGAAGAACCCGAACGAGCGCTTCCCCACCGCCGCGGCCATGCTCGACGAGGTCGCGCGGGTGGCGGGCGCCGGGCACACCGGGGCTCCGGTCATCGTTCCCGGCTCGCACCCGACCAACAGCGGCGCCGGGCTCGGCTCGGCCGTGTTCCCGCCGGTGGACTCCGGTCTCCAGGCGCCGCCGCAGTCGGTGCAGCAGCCGTACCAGGTCCCGCAGACGCCGTCCCCTTACGCTCCGACCCCGGCGCCCGCGCCGGCCGCGTACGGGTACCCGCAGCAGCACGCCCAGCAGCAGTACCAGACCCCGGCGCCGGCCCACCAGGCGTTCGGGGCGCCGACCCCGGCGCCGTACGCGGCCGTGCCCCAGAGCGCTCAGACCTCCGCCGGCGGGAGCCCGGCGAAGAAGAACGTCCCGGTGATGTGGGGCGCCATCGCGGTGGCCCTGCTGGCCGTGGGCGGACTGGTCTACGGGCTGCTGCCGAGCGGCAAGGACGACAAGGCCGACCCGCCGGCCGGGCCTTCCTCCTCGGCCTCCGCCTCCGGCTCGGCGAAGGCCGGGCACAAGGGGCCCGACACCTCGCGCGTGATCGACGAGAAGAAGTGCAAGGAGCCCCAGAAGGACTTCAACGACGCGACCAAGGTGCAGGCGCCGGACTTCCGGTACATCAACGCCGTCTCGGTGAAGGCCTGCATCCGGGCCGCGGGCTGGAAGTACGAGGAGAAGCCGCGCGACGAGGCGGTCTACGGCGAGGCGACGGTCGTCGAGCAGTCGCCCGCCGGCGGAGCCAAGATCGACCCGAAGGACACCACCTTCACGCTGTACGTGTCCACGGGCAACCCGGAGTAG
- a CDS encoding protein kinase yields the protein MAPEPEGSGAGMADGPEHWGAGGLVGDGRYRLTHRLGRGGMAEVFAAEDVRLGRTVAVKLLRPDLAEDPVSKARFTREAQSVAGLNHHAVVAVYDSGEDRVGPSVVPYIVMELVEGRTIRELLISAEAPGPEQALIITSGVLEALAYSHQHGIVHRDIKPANVIITDAGAVKVMDFGIARALHGAQSTMTQTGMVMGTPQYLSPEQALGKAVDHRSDLYATGCLLYELLALRPPFTGETPLSVVYQHVQDAPIPPSQLPEGHHIPHELDGLVMRSLAKDPDDRFQSAEEMRGLVQYSLQMLHDQGPNTGTWNTGPVTMSLPHGRGPSQTTAMPMPGSGGQPRYNSHSSTSQFQQPMVPPLNPDDGSAFPGGGGQGGPGGHGGYDGYDGYDDRSGGGRWKLWLFAVLAVIAVAAGVAYAMNGVGNKDKGETPTTPLTSNSSSGSPSTTPSQEITPSRPSQESSRSYDNTPSPSRSKFTPSYSPTPTPTPTPTPTPTPTPSKTLTKPPIPTPSKSTPEPPNPDPEQ from the coding sequence ATGGCACCCGAACCCGAGGGAAGCGGCGCCGGGATGGCTGACGGTCCTGAGCACTGGGGCGCGGGCGGCCTGGTGGGAGACGGCCGTTACCGGCTGACCCACCGTCTGGGACGCGGCGGCATGGCCGAGGTCTTCGCCGCCGAGGACGTCCGGCTCGGCCGGACCGTGGCCGTCAAACTGCTGCGCCCCGACCTCGCCGAGGACCCGGTGTCCAAGGCCCGGTTCACGCGCGAGGCGCAGTCGGTCGCGGGCCTCAACCACCATGCCGTCGTCGCCGTGTACGACTCGGGCGAGGACCGGGTCGGCCCGAGCGTCGTCCCCTACATCGTCATGGAACTGGTCGAGGGCCGCACCATCCGCGAGCTGCTGATCAGCGCCGAGGCCCCGGGCCCCGAGCAGGCGCTCATCATCACCTCCGGCGTGCTCGAAGCGCTCGCGTACTCGCACCAGCACGGCATCGTGCACCGTGACATCAAGCCCGCCAATGTGATCATCACGGACGCCGGCGCGGTCAAGGTGATGGACTTCGGCATCGCGCGCGCCCTGCACGGCGCGCAGTCGACGATGACCCAGACCGGCATGGTCATGGGCACGCCGCAGTACCTGTCGCCCGAACAGGCCCTGGGCAAGGCCGTGGACCACCGCTCCGACCTGTACGCGACGGGCTGTCTGCTCTACGAACTCCTCGCGCTGCGGCCCCCCTTCACCGGGGAGACCCCGCTGTCGGTGGTCTACCAGCACGTGCAGGACGCGCCGATCCCGCCGTCCCAGCTGCCCGAGGGCCACCACATCCCGCACGAGCTCGACGGGCTCGTCATGCGTTCCCTCGCGAAGGACCCGGACGACCGGTTCCAGAGCGCCGAGGAGATGCGCGGGCTGGTCCAGTACTCCCTCCAGATGCTGCACGACCAGGGGCCGAACACCGGCACCTGGAACACCGGCCCGGTCACGATGTCGCTGCCGCACGGCCGCGGTCCCTCGCAGACCACCGCGATGCCGATGCCGGGCAGCGGCGGTCAGCCCCGCTACAACTCGCACTCCTCGACCTCGCAGTTCCAGCAGCCGATGGTGCCCCCGCTCAACCCGGACGACGGCTCGGCCTTCCCGGGCGGCGGCGGCCAGGGCGGTCCGGGCGGGCACGGCGGCTACGACGGGTACGACGGCTACGACGACCGGTCCGGCGGCGGCCGCTGGAAGCTGTGGCTGTTCGCGGTCCTCGCCGTGATCGCGGTCGCGGCGGGCGTGGCGTACGCGATGAACGGCGTCGGCAACAAGGACAAGGGCGAAACGCCGACCACGCCGCTCACGTCCAACAGCTCCAGCGGTTCGCCGAGCACCACTCCGTCCCAGGAGATCACCCCATCCAGGCCGTCGCAGGAGAGCTCGCGCTCGTACGACAACACGCCGTCGCCGAGCCGCAGCAAGTTCACCCCGAGCTATTCGCCGACTCCGACGCCGACGCCCACCCCGACGCCGACTCCGACGCCCACGCCGTCGAAGACGCTGACGAAGCCGCCGATCCCCACGCCGTCGAAGTCGACGCCGGAGCCCCCGAACCCCGACCCGGAGCAGTAG
- a CDS encoding pyridoxamine 5'-phosphate oxidase family protein yields the protein MSPEELHAIELLRRVPYGRVATSMRALPFLALARHIVVNGKVVLRMHAGFGYHQACNGSVVSYGADNFNSPDPQLWSVQFTGTANIVEPTTAELELFGPGPHFVDGAVFDPVYMRIEPQLVTVHTLAGNLDRQYQHAL from the coding sequence ATGTCCCCAGAGGAACTCCACGCCATCGAACTGCTGCGCCGGGTGCCGTACGGCCGAGTCGCCACCAGCATGCGCGCGCTGCCCTTCCTCGCCCTCGCCCGCCACATCGTGGTGAACGGCAAGGTCGTCCTGAGAATGCACGCCGGATTCGGATACCACCAAGCCTGCAACGGCAGCGTGGTCTCCTACGGCGCCGACAATTTCAACTCCCCGGACCCCCAGCTCTGGTCGGTGCAGTTCACCGGCACGGCGAACATCGTCGAACCCACCACCGCCGAACTGGAACTCTTCGGCCCGGGTCCGCACTTCGTCGACGGGGCCGTCTTCGACCCGGTCTACATGCGCATCGAACCCCAGCTCGTCACGGTGCACACCCTCGCGGGCAATCTCGACCGGCAGTACCAGCACGCACTCTGA
- a CDS encoding response regulator transcription factor: MSAQDGQAKIKVFLLDDHEVVRRGVHELLSMEDDIDIVGEAGTAADALVRIPATRPDVAVLDVRLPDGSGVEVCREVRSQNEDIKCLMLTSFADDEALFDAIMAGASGYVLKAIRGNELLNAVRDVAAGKSLLDPVATARVLERLRDGKNGKGDDRLSNLTEQERKILDLIGEGLTNRVIGERLHLAEKTIKNYVSSLLSKLGMERRSQAAAYVARLQAEQRR, from the coding sequence ATGAGCGCACAAGACGGTCAGGCCAAGATCAAGGTTTTCCTTCTGGACGACCACGAAGTGGTGCGTCGGGGTGTGCACGAACTGCTGTCGATGGAAGACGACATCGACATCGTCGGTGAGGCCGGCACCGCTGCCGACGCACTGGTCCGCATCCCCGCGACCCGCCCCGACGTGGCCGTGCTCGACGTCCGGCTCCCCGACGGGAGCGGCGTGGAGGTCTGCCGCGAGGTGCGCTCGCAGAACGAGGACATCAAGTGCCTGATGCTCACCTCGTTCGCCGATGACGAAGCGCTGTTCGACGCGATCATGGCCGGCGCCTCGGGCTACGTGCTGAAGGCGATCCGCGGCAACGAGCTGCTCAACGCGGTACGGGACGTCGCGGCCGGCAAGTCCCTGCTGGACCCCGTCGCCACGGCCCGGGTGCTGGAGCGGCTGCGCGACGGCAAGAACGGCAAGGGCGACGACCGGCTCTCCAACCTCACCGAGCAGGAGCGCAAGATCCTCGACCTGATCGGCGAGGGCCTGACCAACCGCGTGATCGGCGAGCGGCTGCACCTGGCCGAGAAGACGATCAAGAACTACGTCTCCAGCCTGCTCTCCAAGCTGGGCATGGAGCGCCGCTCCCAGGCCGCCGCATACGTGGCCCGCCTGCAGGCCGAGCAGCGCAGGTAG
- the pdhA gene encoding pyruvate dehydrogenase (acetyl-transferring) E1 component subunit alpha translates to MTVESTAARKPRRSSGTKRQAGAASAAKAAAATAQTHDDAAPQLVQLLTPEGERVEVADHPDIAEFAPFVADITTEDLRGLYRDMVMTRRFDGEATALQRQGELGLWASLLGQEAAQIGSGRALRDDDYVFPTYREHGVAWCRGVDPTNLLGMFRGVNHGGWDPTTNNFHLYTIVIGSQTLHATGYAMGVAKDGADSAVVAYFGDGASSQGDVAEAFTFAAVYNSPVVFFCQNNQWAISEPTERQMRVPLYQRAKGFGFPGVRVDGNDVLACLAVTRWALERARRGEGPTLVEAFTYRMGAHTTSDDPTKYRRDEETAAWEAKDPILRLKAHLLATGAADEAYFAELEAESEILGKRVREVVRSMPDPDTMAIFENVYADGHALVDEERAQFAAYLASFEGGE, encoded by the coding sequence GTGACCGTGGAGAGCACTGCCGCGCGCAAGCCGCGCCGCAGCAGCGGCACCAAGCGGCAGGCAGGCGCGGCAAGCGCCGCCAAGGCCGCCGCCGCCACCGCGCAGACGCATGATGACGCCGCACCCCAGCTCGTACAGCTGCTGACGCCGGAAGGGGAACGGGTCGAGGTCGCGGATCATCCCGACATCGCGGAATTCGCCCCCTTCGTCGCCGACATCACCACCGAAGACCTGCGCGGCCTCTACCGCGACATGGTCATGACCCGCCGCTTCGACGGCGAGGCCACGGCGCTCCAGCGCCAGGGCGAGCTGGGCCTGTGGGCCTCGCTGCTCGGCCAGGAAGCCGCGCAGATCGGCTCCGGCCGGGCCCTGCGCGACGACGACTACGTCTTCCCGACGTACCGCGAGCACGGCGTGGCCTGGTGCCGCGGGGTCGACCCGACCAACCTGCTCGGCATGTTCCGCGGTGTGAACCACGGTGGCTGGGACCCGACCACCAACAACTTCCACCTGTACACGATCGTCATCGGCTCCCAGACGCTGCACGCGACCGGGTACGCGATGGGCGTGGCCAAGGACGGCGCCGACTCGGCGGTCGTCGCCTACTTCGGCGACGGCGCGTCCAGCCAGGGCGACGTGGCGGAGGCCTTCACCTTCGCCGCCGTCTACAACTCCCCCGTGGTGTTCTTCTGCCAGAACAACCAGTGGGCGATCTCCGAGCCGACCGAGCGCCAGATGCGCGTGCCGCTCTACCAGCGCGCGAAGGGCTTCGGCTTCCCGGGCGTCCGCGTCGACGGCAACGACGTCCTGGCCTGCCTCGCGGTGACCCGCTGGGCGCTGGAGCGGGCCCGACGCGGCGAGGGCCCGACGCTGGTCGAGGCCTTCACGTACCGCATGGGCGCGCACACCACCTCGGACGACCCGACGAAGTACCGGCGCGACGAGGAGACGGCGGCCTGGGAGGCCAAGGACCCGATCCTGCGCCTGAAGGCCCACCTGCTGGCGACCGGAGCCGCCGACGAGGCGTACTTCGCGGAGCTGGAGGCCGAGAGCGAGATCCTGGGCAAGCGGGTGCGCGAGGTCGTGCGCTCGATGCCCGACCCGGACACCATGGCGATCTTCGAGAACGTCTACGCGGACGGGCACGCGCTCGTCGACGAGGAGCGCGCGCAGTTCGCCGCCTACCTCGCGTCCTTCGAAGGCGGGGAGTGA